CGGGTCGACGATGAAGTCTTCCGTCGGCGTGGAGATCTGGATCAGGCAGACCTTCTCCTTGTGGGCGTAGAAGCCGTTGGACTCGGTGTCGAAGGCCAGGCGGTCGCACTTGGCGAACTCGACGCACACCTCTTCGAGGTGCTCCTTGGCGGTGATCAGGGCGGCGGTTTTGATTTGGCTAAGCGGCATGTCGCGGCAAGTTCCCTATAAATAAAAAGCCGGAAGCGCCCCAGCTCGGCGTTCCGGGTGAACTACCTGTTCTTTATAACAGGTAAGGGACGGTCCGTCAAGGCTGGAGGACGGCGCGTCAGGCGTCGAAGAGCCTCGAGAGCTCCTGCGAGCGCTTGGTCGCGGCCTCGACGCCGTCGATGAGGACGGAGCGCAGGCCCCTGCTCTCGAGGACGTGGATCGCGGTGATCGCGGTGCCGCCGGGCGTGGTGACCTCGTCCTTCAGCACGGCGGGGTGCTTGCCGGACTCTAGAACGAGCTTGGCGGAGCCGTACACCGTCTGCGCGGCGAGCTTGGCCGCGACGGCGCGGGGGATGCCCATCTTCACGCCGCCGTCGATCATCGCCTCGATGGCCATGTAGATGTAGACCGGTCCCGAGCCGGAGAGGCCCGTGACGGCGTCGAGCGCGGACTCCGGCAGGGTCACGACGAGGCCGATCGCGCCGAACACGGCCTCGGCGAGCTTGAGCTCGCGCTCGCTGGCGTGGGCGCCGGCGGCGACCGCGGTAGCGCCCGCGTCCACGAGGCAGGGGGTGTTGGGCATCGCGCGCACGACCGGCCCGTCCACGCGCAGGGCCTTGCTGATCGAGGCGGTCGTGACGCCCGCCATCACCGAGATGACGAGCTGCTCGCCGGAGATATGGCCCGCCAGCTCCTCCATGACTTTCCGCGCCATCTGCGGCTTGACCGCGAGGA
Above is a genomic segment from Elusimicrobiota bacterium containing:
- the proC gene encoding pyrroline-5-carboxylate reductase translates to MKNQTIAVIGAGHMAGAMIGGMIRSKLVPAKSIVAARRDPEALAALQKKWGVRASTDNKKAVAGADIVILAVKPQMARKVMEELAGHISGEQLVISVMAGVTTASISKALRVDGPVVRAMPNTPCLVDAGATAVAAGAHASERELKLAEAVFGAIGLVVTLPESALDAVTGLSGSGPVYIYMAIEAMIDGGVKMGIPRAVAAKLAAQTVYGSAKLVLESGKHPAVLKDEVTTPGGTAITAIHVLESRGLRSVLIDGVEAATKRSQELSRLFDA